A DNA window from Euzebyales bacterium contains the following coding sequences:
- a CDS encoding PP2C family protein-serine/threonine phosphatase, translating into MRGEGSMALNLDQLLWAVEQAPPVMAADVVGQHLAAQFGASAVALSVADLSGRALTRLSYDSTGDQDRAQGRETGERVPLQGTPHGRVLAMQKIEVLPQDVGVCVYAPVTNRGEAIGILELVLPDAPDDRTVAEVAAAARVLAYIVIANRRFTDLYDWGQRSIPLTLAAEVQHRLLPGSFTCEGGQFTLAAWLEPAGEVAGDTFDFALERDVLHVSVTDAMGHGVEASVLATLLVGALRNARRAGAELAAQAALADEGLGRYVGLGGGFVTGQLARIDLRTGTASIVNAGHPAPLRLRDGRVESLVLPPDLPFGTLVPGGYTVQPLPLAQGDRLVFLTDGMIERNAASVDIRGLIVQSAGMHPREAVQDLTHAVLEAAGGQLQDDATVLCLDWHGGAADDVAPSADTNPG; encoded by the coding sequence ATGCGCGGCGAAGGGAGCATGGCGCTAAATCTCGACCAGCTGCTGTGGGCGGTGGAGCAGGCACCGCCGGTCATGGCCGCCGACGTTGTGGGCCAGCACCTTGCCGCGCAGTTCGGCGCTTCGGCAGTCGCGCTATCGGTTGCCGATCTCAGCGGCCGAGCGCTGACCCGGCTCAGCTACGACTCCACGGGCGATCAGGACCGGGCGCAGGGGCGGGAGACCGGCGAACGGGTGCCCTTGCAGGGCACGCCGCACGGGCGGGTGTTGGCCATGCAGAAGATCGAGGTGCTGCCGCAAGACGTGGGCGTGTGCGTGTACGCGCCGGTGACGAACCGGGGAGAGGCCATCGGCATCCTGGAGCTCGTGCTCCCCGACGCCCCCGATGACCGGACGGTGGCCGAGGTGGCCGCTGCCGCCCGCGTGCTGGCCTACATCGTGATCGCGAACCGGCGCTTCACCGATCTGTACGACTGGGGGCAGCGTTCGATCCCGTTGACCCTGGCGGCGGAGGTGCAGCACCGCCTGTTGCCCGGGTCGTTCACCTGCGAGGGTGGCCAGTTCACGCTCGCGGCGTGGCTCGAGCCCGCGGGGGAGGTCGCGGGTGACACGTTTGACTTCGCCCTGGAGCGTGATGTGCTCCACGTGTCGGTGACGGACGCGATGGGTCATGGCGTCGAGGCGTCCGTCCTGGCCACGTTGCTGGTCGGCGCGTTGCGCAACGCACGTCGCGCGGGCGCGGAGCTGGCCGCGCAGGCAGCTCTTGCCGACGAGGGGCTCGGCCGCTACGTCGGGCTGGGGGGCGGCTTCGTGACCGGTCAGCTCGCTCGTATCGACCTGCGTACGGGCACCGCGAGCATCGTCAACGCCGGCCACCCAGCGCCGCTGCGGCTGCGCGATGGTCGCGTCGAGAGCCTCGTCCTGCCGCCCGACCTGCCGTTCGGGACCTTGGTCCCCGGGGGCTACACGGTGCAGCCCCTACCGCTGGCGCAGGGTGACCGGCTGGTGTTCTTGACCGATGGGATGATCGAGCGGAATGCGGCAAGCGTCGACATCCGCGGCCTCATCGTGCAGAGCGCCGGCATGCATCCCCGGGAAGCCGTGCAGGACCTCACGCATGCAGTGCTCGAGGCAGCCGGCGGCCAGCTCCAGGACGACGCCACCGTCCTGTGTCTCGACTGGCACGGCGGAGCCGCAGACGACGTCGCCCCGTCAGCCGACACGAACCCCGGCTGA
- a CDS encoding DUF5615 family PIN-like protein, with product MRFLIDASLSFRVAEALQEADHDAVHVRDALTVDAPDTAIFHYAAGDDRVVVSADTDFGELLARLETARPSVVLLRRRTRRRPSDQSTLLLTHSPRSPMTWRRARSS from the coding sequence GTGAGGTTCCTGATCGACGCCAGCTTGTCGTTTCGGGTCGCGGAAGCCCTCCAGGAGGCCGACCACGATGCCGTGCACGTCCGCGATGCGCTGACCGTGGACGCACCTGACACGGCGATCTTCCATTACGCCGCCGGCGATGACCGCGTCGTCGTATCGGCCGACACGGACTTCGGTGAGCTGCTCGCGCGTCTGGAGACCGCGCGACCGTCAGTGGTGCTGCTGCGTCGGCGCACGCGACGACGGCCGTCGGATCAGAGCACTCTGCTGCTCACGCACTCCCCGCGGTCGCCGATGACCTGGAGGCGGGCGCGATCGTCGTGA
- a CDS encoding WD40 repeat domain-containing protein — MIPSPVTVRTFDVRRDRLLPYTLELDAQTAWDAVVTWDNRALLAAEQRQLGLYDLATGEPLRAELFEATDAIGAIGVHPGGRLAALAVDGGTIEVIDLTTGQLVETLDPGEGFRERLPFSQLTFAPNGKWLAAATYSGQIILWDARSWQQHSTREAVAGFAVGSLGFTPDSELLIVGGAGTASIWSVEQSANGGARLDVDPLRPEADVSVGTRDGGRTVVTFTEGTGVREWTIASERLLEHACTVAGRNLTQEEWDRLLPHRPYEPTCPKWGEGDQTPTGMLTRLRNS; from the coding sequence GTGATTCCCTCCCCCGTGACCGTGCGCACGTTCGACGTGCGGCGGGACCGACTGTTGCCCTACACGCTGGAACTCGACGCCCAGACCGCCTGGGACGCCGTCGTCACCTGGGACAATCGGGCCTTGCTCGCGGCGGAGCAACGACAGCTCGGCCTGTACGACCTGGCCACGGGAGAGCCGCTGCGCGCGGAGCTGTTCGAGGCGACCGATGCCATCGGTGCCATCGGCGTGCACCCGGGAGGACGCCTCGCGGCGTTGGCCGTCGACGGTGGCACCATCGAGGTCATCGACCTGACGACCGGGCAACTCGTCGAGACCCTCGATCCTGGCGAGGGGTTCCGGGAGCGCCTGCCGTTCTCGCAGCTGACGTTCGCGCCCAACGGCAAGTGGTTGGCGGCCGCGACCTACAGCGGTCAGATCATCCTCTGGGACGCCCGCTCATGGCAGCAGCACAGCACACGGGAGGCCGTTGCGGGCTTCGCCGTCGGTTCACTTGGGTTCACCCCCGACTCGGAGCTGCTCATCGTGGGTGGCGCGGGCACCGCATCCATCTGGAGCGTGGAGCAGTCCGCCAACGGAGGCGCGCGGCTGGATGTGGATCCTCTGCGGCCCGAGGCGGACGTCAGCGTGGGCACCCGGGACGGCGGCCGCACCGTCGTCACGTTCACCGAGGGCACCGGCGTCCGCGAGTGGACCATCGCGTCCGAGCGGCTGCTCGAGCACGCGTGCACGGTCGCGGGCCGCAACCTCACCCAGGAGGAATGGGACAGGTTGCTTCCCCACCGGCCGTACGAACCCACATGCCCCAAATGGGGCGAGGGTGACCAGACGCCGACAGGCATGCTGACACGACTGCGCAACTCGTAG
- a CDS encoding PhzF family phenazine biosynthesis protein — protein MPVPAILRDMQRRFRQVDVFSSEACRGNPVAVVVDGDGLTTESMQRFAAWTNLSETTFLLPATEPGADYRVRIFTPVAELPFAGHPTLGSCHAWLSTGHTPADEGTVAQQCAAGIVPIRRGGDGLAFAAPPLLRSGPVDPVLLERIAGALGIERSDVVDAEWVDNGPGWVAVLLGSAEAVLELRPGFIDADVGVVGPNPPEADAAFEVRAFFPVNGVMVEDPVTGSLNAGLAQWLVGTGRAATPYVARQGTALRRAGRVHVTGDPANGFWVGGTTTTIVSGTVDL, from the coding sequence ATGCCCGTCCCCGCCATACTGCGTGACATGCAGCGCAGGTTCCGCCAGGTCGACGTGTTCTCGTCCGAGGCCTGCCGCGGCAACCCGGTTGCGGTCGTCGTGGACGGTGACGGGCTGACCACCGAGTCGATGCAACGGTTCGCGGCGTGGACGAACCTGTCGGAGACGACGTTCCTGCTGCCAGCGACAGAGCCCGGCGCGGACTACCGGGTGCGCATCTTCACGCCGGTCGCCGAGCTGCCGTTCGCCGGTCACCCGACGCTCGGATCGTGCCACGCCTGGCTGTCGACCGGTCACACGCCGGCCGACGAGGGCACCGTCGCGCAGCAGTGCGCTGCGGGGATCGTGCCGATCCGGCGCGGCGGCGACGGCCTGGCGTTCGCGGCTCCGCCACTGCTGCGGTCCGGACCGGTCGATCCCGTTCTGCTGGAGCGGATCGCCGGCGCGCTGGGGATCGAGCGCAGCGACGTCGTCGATGCCGAGTGGGTGGACAACGGACCTGGCTGGGTCGCCGTGCTGCTGGGCTCCGCGGAGGCGGTGCTGGAGCTGCGCCCAGGGTTCATCGACGCCGACGTCGGTGTCGTCGGGCCGAACCCACCGGAGGCCGACGCGGCGTTCGAGGTGCGGGCCTTCTTCCCGGTCAACGGTGTGATGGTCGAGGATCCCGTGACCGGTAGCCTCAACGCGGGACTGGCCCAGTGGCTGGTCGGCACGGGGCGGGCCGCGACACCGTACGTTGCGCGCCAGGGCACGGCGCTCCGACGCGCCGGCCGGGTGCACGTGACGGGCGATCCCGCCAACGGGTTCTGGGTGGGCGGCACCACGACCACAATCGTGTCGGGCACCGTGGACCTGTAG
- a CDS encoding sulfotransferase domain-containing protein encodes MQAPDLVLHIGMQQSGATMLQRALSRMRPQLRTYGVAFIGHRRIAEFEHLAGWRCREDAAPAQAAAFERELADAVAHEQKRIADAGGMARGPVLIASDHLVGAANINAADEDTFRPHAVPAIAHVVAALGAERVRLVLHTHRQDRLMEFCYLREIQKGRHHTFDDQFPRRFEPLLDYNDLIARLRALPEVIDIRVRPFELVAAGPHAFVDDFLGALGLSGTLDLEGVADGLEAHHVYSRRGLRIALGMNPHLETARDRKLVRQFLLENFPAGDDRQSRFMPKRERRRILAAYREANRDLFRGHMPDLPEDSYDDNPATEQLADVLTGSDDHARDTIARPDRATGVVPKRADRRTAQAAARGSTIADRVAMRTGTVTGRLSETLTPLVARAAERNRLLYDLKVRVLARRCDAFVVSFPKCGRTWLRMMLGAALSEHYGVTVRNLLRFTDADIDHPGMPRVLATHDDSPQSKAPHRVMRSKRAYAGRKVVLLVRDPRDAVVSLYFHVTRRRQVPYDGDLMDFVRDRTGSLASLLAFYDAWAPHLADDNVLLVRYEDMRTDPHRELRRLLEFLNVDGVDDTVVQRAVDGASFDRLQRVERDGSAPTRALRTDSTDDPESYKVRRGKVGGHRDYLAPSDIAMMDAAIGRSRGARSLGYVTDSDSGPDIT; translated from the coding sequence ATGCAGGCACCCGACCTCGTCCTCCACATCGGCATGCAGCAGAGCGGCGCGACCATGCTGCAACGTGCACTGTCGCGCATGCGGCCCCAATTGCGTACGTACGGCGTGGCCTTCATCGGGCACCGCCGCATCGCAGAGTTCGAGCACCTCGCCGGCTGGCGCTGCCGCGAAGACGCCGCCCCCGCGCAGGCAGCGGCCTTCGAACGCGAACTGGCCGACGCTGTCGCCCACGAGCAGAAGCGCATCGCCGACGCCGGAGGGATGGCACGCGGCCCCGTGCTGATCGCCAGCGACCACCTTGTCGGCGCCGCCAACATCAACGCCGCGGACGAGGACACCTTCCGACCTCACGCCGTGCCGGCGATTGCCCACGTGGTCGCCGCGCTCGGTGCTGAGCGTGTACGGCTCGTGCTTCACACGCACCGCCAGGATCGCCTGATGGAGTTCTGCTACCTGCGAGAGATCCAGAAGGGCCGACACCACACCTTCGACGATCAGTTCCCACGGCGCTTCGAGCCGCTTCTCGACTACAACGACCTGATCGCGCGCCTCCGGGCGCTGCCCGAGGTCATCGACATCCGCGTCCGGCCATTCGAGCTGGTCGCTGCGGGTCCGCATGCGTTCGTCGACGACTTCCTCGGCGCGCTCGGGCTGTCCGGCACCCTCGACCTGGAGGGCGTCGCGGACGGTCTCGAAGCGCACCATGTGTACTCCCGACGCGGTCTGCGGATCGCACTGGGCATGAACCCCCATCTGGAGACCGCCCGCGACCGCAAGCTCGTACGGCAGTTCCTGCTGGAGAACTTCCCTGCCGGCGACGACCGCCAGAGCCGCTTCATGCCCAAGCGGGAGCGCCGCAGGATCCTTGCCGCGTACCGCGAGGCCAACCGCGATCTGTTCCGCGGTCACATGCCCGATCTGCCGGAAGACAGCTACGACGACAACCCCGCGACCGAACAGCTGGCCGACGTGCTGACCGGTTCGGACGACCACGCCCGCGACACCATCGCACGGCCCGATCGAGCGACCGGTGTGGTGCCGAAACGCGCCGACCGCCGCACCGCACAGGCCGCGGCGCGCGGCTCCACCATCGCTGACCGCGTGGCGATGCGAACCGGAACGGTCACGGGCCGGTTGAGCGAGACGCTGACGCCGCTGGTGGCCCGCGCCGCCGAGCGCAACCGTCTGCTCTACGACCTGAAGGTCCGGGTGCTGGCACGCCGCTGCGACGCGTTCGTGGTGTCGTTCCCCAAATGCGGTCGAACCTGGCTGCGGATGATGCTCGGTGCCGCCCTCAGCGAGCACTACGGGGTCACGGTCCGCAACCTGCTGCGGTTCACCGACGCAGACATCGATCATCCCGGCATGCCGCGCGTGCTTGCGACCCACGACGACTCACCGCAGAGCAAGGCACCCCACCGGGTCATGCGCAGCAAACGCGCCTACGCCGGCCGCAAGGTCGTCCTGCTGGTCCGAGACCCCCGCGACGCGGTCGTGTCGCTGTACTTCCACGTCACCCGACGCCGTCAGGTGCCGTACGACGGTGACCTCATGGACTTCGTCCGTGACCGCACCGGCAGCCTGGCGTCGTTGCTGGCGTTCTACGACGCGTGGGCGCCACACCTCGCCGACGACAACGTGCTGCTGGTCCGCTACGAGGACATGCGCACCGACCCACACCGTGAACTGCGGCGCCTCCTCGAGTTCCTCAACGTGGACGGTGTCGACGACACCGTGGTGCAGCGCGCCGTCGACGGGGCGTCGTTCGACCGGCTGCAGCGAGTGGAGCGCGACGGCTCGGCTCCCACGCGCGCGTTGCGCACCGACTCGACCGACGATCCCGAGTCCTACAAGGTGCGCCGCGGGAAGGTCGGCGGACACCGCGACTACCTGGCCCCATCCGACATTGCGATGATGGACGCGGCGATCGGGCGCAGCAGGGGGGCGCGCTCCCTCGGCTACGTCACGGATAGCGACAGCGGGCCAGACATCACATGA
- a CDS encoding stealth family protein: MSPIRATAIAVLERLGLVEALLVARDHAASILDPLHRAGALRTYGGLLGRNADLLLAHHDGVWEIARRDDRLIVRDVMADNLHLVVSALERQAIPCLMVPIRSPNRHRVIVPSVHRRAALDALAQTGDPAVHLYIDDADLAPRHRRVAVGRGLPPSARARALRRPVWRVYVNRADVQGRTVLGHLHGCEVEFWSESQDVGARGVSPLVAERWNKSVADVPPDVAPTGATEIGDRPAPILREFGTAPHFDDVTFPIDVVYTWVDGSDPAWLERKNTVLRTLNVETVHPDAHDASRYRSRDELKYSLRSVAMFADFVRHVYIVTDDQVPTWLNTENPRVTVVSHKQIFGPTGTLPTFNSHAIEACLHHIDGLSEHYLYLNDDFMFGRRVRPDTFFLSNGLAKFFPSSALIGLDEADGVARSVDVAARNSRALVQRRFDRVTHQKMKHAPYPQRRSVLYAAEKEFADEFARTMSAQIRSRTDLPVASSFSHYYGYMTGSAVPGDVAARYVELSAPDFERRLRSLLDSRNVDTICINDAAHPHTPDIARRERRLHEFVDTYWPVRSEFEL; encoded by the coding sequence ATGAGCCCGATCCGTGCGACGGCCATCGCTGTGCTCGAACGCTTGGGTCTCGTCGAAGCGTTGCTCGTGGCGCGGGACCACGCGGCGAGCATACTTGATCCACTGCATCGCGCGGGGGCCCTGAGGACCTACGGCGGACTACTGGGCCGCAATGCCGACCTCCTGCTGGCCCACCACGATGGCGTCTGGGAGATCGCCCGCCGGGACGACCGCCTGATCGTCCGGGACGTCATGGCAGACAACCTCCACCTGGTGGTGTCGGCGCTTGAGCGCCAAGCCATCCCGTGCCTGATGGTCCCGATCCGAAGCCCGAACCGCCACCGCGTGATCGTGCCGTCCGTCCACCGTCGTGCGGCCCTCGACGCGTTGGCACAAACAGGTGACCCGGCGGTACACCTCTACATCGACGACGCCGACCTCGCACCGCGACATCGGCGCGTCGCAGTCGGCCGAGGTCTACCGCCGAGTGCGCGCGCACGTGCGCTGCGGCGGCCGGTGTGGCGCGTCTACGTCAACCGGGCTGACGTGCAGGGCCGCACAGTGCTGGGCCACCTGCACGGGTGTGAGGTGGAGTTCTGGTCGGAGTCACAAGACGTCGGGGCGCGTGGCGTGTCTCCGCTCGTCGCAGAACGTTGGAACAAGAGTGTCGCCGATGTGCCGCCGGACGTCGCACCCACCGGCGCCACCGAGATCGGCGACCGCCCCGCACCCATCCTGCGCGAGTTCGGCACCGCACCGCACTTCGATGACGTCACGTTCCCGATCGACGTGGTCTACACCTGGGTCGACGGGTCCGATCCCGCATGGTTGGAGCGCAAGAACACGGTGCTGCGCACCCTCAACGTCGAGACGGTCCACCCCGACGCACACGACGCGTCGCGCTACCGCAGTCGGGACGAGTTGAAGTACTCCCTGCGCTCCGTCGCGATGTTCGCCGACTTCGTGCGTCACGTCTACATCGTGACCGACGACCAGGTGCCGACATGGCTGAACACCGAGAACCCGCGAGTGACGGTGGTGTCCCACAAGCAGATCTTCGGTCCGACCGGCACGCTGCCGACGTTCAACTCCCACGCCATCGAGGCGTGCCTGCACCACATCGACGGATTGTCCGAGCACTACCTGTACCTCAACGACGACTTCATGTTCGGCCGCCGGGTGCGGCCCGACACGTTCTTCCTGAGCAACGGCTTGGCCAAGTTCTTCCCGTCAAGCGCTCTGATCGGGCTCGACGAGGCCGACGGCGTCGCCCGCTCGGTCGACGTGGCGGCACGCAACAGCCGCGCGCTCGTGCAGCGGCGCTTCGACCGCGTCACGCATCAGAAGATGAAGCATGCGCCGTACCCCCAGCGGCGCAGCGTGCTCTACGCTGCCGAGAAGGAGTTCGCGGACGAGTTCGCCCGGACCATGTCGGCGCAGATCCGCAGCCGGACCGACCTCCCCGTGGCGTCGTCGTTCTCGCACTACTACGGCTACATGACCGGTAGCGCCGTGCCCGGCGACGTCGCCGCACGCTACGTCGAGCTCAGCGCACCTGACTTCGAGCGCCGGCTGCGCAGCCTGCTCGACAGTCGCAACGTGGACACGATCTGCATCAACGACGCGGCGCACCCGCACACGCCCGACATCGCGCGACGCGAACGCCGATTGCACGAGTTCGTGGACACCTATTGGCCGGTGAGAAGCGAGTTCGAGCTGTGA